CGAAGCGCTCCGCACCCTCATCACCCACAGATTCCCCGCGGCCGAATGGGAGCGGGCCTTCGAGGCAGCCGCATCCGGCTCCGCAGGCAAAGTCCTCATCGATTGGAGAAACGCATGATGAATTTCGGTGACCAGCTGAGAGACGAGCTGGACCAGATCGAGGCAGCCGGCCTGACGAAGCGCGAGCGGCTCCTCACCTCACCGCAGGGCGCCCACATCATGACCATCCAGGGACCTGCCCTCAACTTCTGTGCCAACAACTATCTCGGCCTCGCCAACCACCCCGACGTCGTCGCCGCCGCCCATCGCGGCCTCGACGCAATGGGATTCGGCACGGCCTCGGTTCGCTTCATCTGCGGCACCCACGCCGAGCATCGCGAGCTGGAGAAGGAGATCGCCGACGTCGTCGGAATGGAGGATGCGATCCTCTTCCCGTCGGCCTTCGACGCGAACGGGGCCCTGTTCGAGGTGCTCCTCACCGACGAGGATGCCGTCATCTCCGACTCCCTCAACCACGCCTCGATCATCGACGGTGTCCGCCTGTCGAAGGCGAAGAGATTCCGGTACGAGAACAGGAACATGGAGGAGCTGGAGCAGCGCCTCCAGGACGCCCAGGGCTCCCGCCGCATCCTCATCGTCACGGACGGCGTCTTCTCCATGGACGGCTACTTCGCACCGCTCGAGCAGATCACCGCGCTCGCTGAGCAGTACGGCGCCGTCGTCGCAGTCGACGACTCTCACGCGACCGGCCTCATCGGCCCCTGCGGCGCGGGCACGCCCGCGCGTGCCGGTCTGACCGATCGGGTCGACATCATCACCGGCACGCTCGGCAAGGCGCTCGGCGGAGCCTCCGGCGGTTTCGTCGCGAGTACGGCCGAGGTCGTCGCCCTGCTCAAGCAGCGCGGCCGTCCCTATCTCTTCTCGAACGCGGTGGCGCCATCCCTCGTTGCAGGCGCACGGACGGCTCTTCGCATCGCCCGCGAGGGCGATGATCTGCGCGAGCGTCTTGCGGAGAACGCCGAGCATTTCCGTGCCCGGATGACGGAGGCTGGCTTCGACCTGCTCCCGGGATCGCACCCGATCGTCGCCGTCATGTTCCCCGGCGAGGACGGTGCGCGGCAGGCGAGCGCGATTGCGGAGGACATGCTCAAGCTCGGCGTCTATGTCATCGCGTTCTCGTACCCGGTCGTGCCCACGGGTCGGGCCCGCATCCGCGTCCAGCTCTCCGCAGCCCACTCGACAGCCGATGTCGATGCGTGCGTCGATGCCTTCATCGCCTCCCGCGACCGGGTGGCCGGCTGATTAGAGTGCTGGCCGGACAGTCGTGCCCGGTTGCTCCCCCTCAGTCGAGGGTGATGATCCTGTCGGCGCGGTCCCGATGCTGGGCGACCAGCTCGGCATTGGCCTGATCGGGACCCAAGGTCCACGCGCGCGCCCGCTCGGGATCTTTGCCCGACTCGATGTGCCGCGCGATGAGACGCTCGACCCGTATCTCCTCGGGCACCTCGACGTACCAGACCTCGTCGAGCAGTCCCCGGACGCTGGACCACAGCCCTTCGTCGAGGAGCAGGTAGTTACCTTCGGTGATGACGAGAGGAGTGTCGGCGGGGACGCGGATCGCGCCCGCGATCGAGTGGCCGATTCCTCGCTGATACTCGGGCGCGTAGATGTCACCCGGTTCGTTTCTGATCCGCCAGAGCATGGCCATGTAACCGTGCACGTCGAACGTGTCGGGCGCACCCTTGCGGTCGCGCCGACCCAGCCTGAGGAGCTCATCATTGGTCAGATGGAACCCGTCCATACCCGCGACAACCGCCCGGCCGTCGAGCGCAGCGACGAGCCTGCCTGAGAGGGTCGACTTGCCGGCTCCGGGGGCACCAGTGATGCCGAGAATCGATCGGTTCGAAGCCATTTCCTCGGCAAGCTGGACAAGCTCCGACAACCCCTCACCGGTACGGAAATCAACGTGCTCCGGCATCTGCCCCTCCGTTTCTCTGGTATCGACCGGACCATTATCCCATTGAGAGATGGGAAGAGAGGGCGCGTCGGGAGCGTCAGCGATTCGCATTGTCAGATGCGAATCGCCACCGCCCGAAGGTCTGCCTCAGGACACCGCTGGCCTGGAATCGAGCACGTTGGGGCGGCTCGACCTTGCAGGGCGAAACGAGAAAGTTCCCTGCTCCCGAGGGGGCAGGGAACTCTCGGAGAGGTCAGGCGAGTTCCGTCAGGAGCTCCTTGATCTCTGCCGCCTTCGGGACACGGCCGGAGACGAGAACTTTCTCGTCCACCACGAGGCCCGGTGTCGACATAATGCCGTACGAGGCAATCTCGGAGTAGTCGGTGACCTTCGTGATCTCCGCCTCGAGGTTCATCTCGTCGAGGGCCGCCCTCGCGTTCTTCTCGAGATTGACGCAGTTCTTGCAGCCTGGGCCGAGGACTTTGATGTGCATGATGATCCTTTCGATCAGTTGGTTGGTTTGATAGTCAGACGAACATGTTGAAGGCAAAGCCGATCACCATGATGGCGAGGCTGACCGATCCGAAGAAGATGACGAGCAGCCTCGGCTTGAGGACCTGCTTGAGCAGGATGAACTCGGGCAGAGACAGCGCGACCGTCGCCATCATGAATGAGAAGACCGTGCCGAGCGCCATTCCCTTATCCCACAGCGCCTCGGCAATGGGAATGACGCCTGCGGCATTGGCGTAGAGAGGTGCCCCGGCGAATGTGGCAAGAACGACCGCGAACGGATTGTCAGGTCCGGCGTGTTCCGCGAAGAAGTCGGTCGGCACCCAGCCGTGGATACCTGCACCGATTCCGACGCCGAGGATGACCCACTTCCATACTCGACCGAAGATGTCCGCGGTCTCTTCCTTGGCGGCGTCGACTCGCTCGCGCAGGGTCGGCTTCGCCCCGTCGACACCCAAGCGGCCAACGGGAGAGTTGAAGACGAATGGCTCCACCCAGCGGTCCAGATCGAATCTGCTGAGCACGGCGCCGATCACGACTGCGGCAGTGAGTCCTGCGGCAATGTAGGCGATCGTGTTCGCGAGCCCGAACGTGTCGGCCAAGAGCACCACGGCGACCTCGTTGACCAAGGGCGACGCAATGAGGAACGTGAGTGTCACTGCCAGGGGAATTCCTGCGCCGACGAATCCGATGAAGAGGGGGATGGAGCTGCAGGAGCAGAAGGGAGTCGCAGCCCCGAAGATCGCCGCGAGCAGAAGCGCCGCCCACAGGGGCTTGCTCTCGAGGAATGCTCGGATGCGCTCCGGTCGAAGCGTTGTCCGCAGCAGTCCGATCGCAAAGATCATTCCCGCGAGGAGGAGGAAGATCTTCGCGACGTCATAGAAGAAGAAATGGAACGCGCCTACAGTCCGGTCGTCCAAATCCAGGCCGAGCCACTGGGCGAAGATGACGTCCCAGAGAACCTCGTTCAGGGCGTAGAGGCCTACCCAAGCGGCGGTGCCGAGCGCGAGACGAGCTGCGAGGCGGCGGCCGGTGACAGCGCTCGTGGTCGTTGCCATCAGCGACTCACCCCACCCTGGGGACTGTTGACGACCTGCTCCGAAGAGCAGGCGGAATCGCTTTCGTCAGCAGAATTCACAGGCAGCGCGGCGATCAGGGTGTCGTAGACGCCCGGCGCAAGAGCGTAGTCCATCCAGCGACCTCGTCGCGTCGCCGTCACCAGGTTCGCGTCGCGCAGGACCTTGAGGTGGTAGCTGAGTAGATTCGGCGCTACGTCCAGGGCTTCCTGGAGGTCACAGACACATTCGTCCTTCAGGCTGAGGCGTCGGAGGACCGACCATCGCACGGGATCAGAGATCGCGCTGAGGATCCGCAGGGAGTCCTCCATCGCATGAGGGGGATCCCGCCTCATTTCAACCACGATTGAATCAGTCATGTTTGAACAGTAGACCTGGACCGGCCGCCCGTGAGGGGACGAAAGGCCTGGGCATTGTCGGGCTCGTACGGCCCGGTCCAGACCCCTCGTGAGCGGGCACGGACAGCGTTGGCCAGCGGATGCATCGCCTCCAAGAGAGCAGCGCGGCGGCGCCGCCGACGATGGCTCACACCATGTCCGAATTACGCATCGACAAATATCGATACGTTGTTCTATCATCGAGCCATGACCTGTAAACCTGAGCTGTACACCGCTCCGGCGGTGGCGGACAGCGACGCTGCGCGGCCGCTCGCCGAGATCTTCAAAGCTCTCGGCGATGTCACTCGCCTTCAGCTTGCGCTCTTCGTTCACAGCTCTGCCCCGTCACCCGTCTGCGCCAGTTACATCCCCGAAGCCTTCGGAATCTCGCAGTCCACCGTCTCGCACCACCTCGCGAAACTGGTCGATGCGGGGATCCTCGGCAGGGAGAGGCACGGCAAGTGGAGCTATTACTCCATCTCCCCCTCGTTCGATACGAACCTTCTCGATCTCGCCCACACCCTCGTGGGTCACGAACACCAGGAGTCACCCATGACCGATAAGCCGACCACGATCCTCTTCGCCTGCCGCAAGAACGCCGGACGCTCGCAGATCGCGGCCGCAATCGCGCAGTCGCTCGCACCTGAGCATGTGACAATTCTGTCCGCCGGAACAGAGCCCGCCTCCGAAGCCCATCCCGAAGCCGTCGCCGTCCTCGAGGAGATCGGCCTCAAGCCGACCTCCACCCCCTCCAAACTCGATCCCGCCGACGTCAAGGCTTCCGACTGGGTCATCACCATGGGGTGCGGCGAGAGCTGCCCGATCTTCCCGGGTACTCGCTACGAGGACTGGCCGATCGACGATCCTGCGGATCAGCCGATCGAGACGGTCCGCAGAATCCGCGATGACATCCGAGCCCGCGTCGAGGATCTCCTCGAGCGAGCTCTGGTCACGGCCTGACACGGTCGGACACGACATGACAGAGGAGCGCCCCGGCTTCGTCACCGGCATCATCGACGACCTCACCTATGTCTACAGCGATAGCTTCTCCCCACAGGAGGTGCAGGAGACCGTCATCGGCGTCTGGAACCGAGCGAAGGACGCGCCAATCGCCCTTCACCTGCCAGTTCTGATCCGCAGCCGCTCACGGGAGCTTCTGATTGCCCGCGCACAGGCAGAGGGTCGAATCCCGAAGAGGATTCCCGAGATTCTCTTCATCTGCGTCCGCAACGAGGGCAGATCCCAGCTGGCCGCGGCGCTCGCCGAGCACCTCTCGGGACACCGGGTCCACGTCCGGTCAGCTGGCACCCACCCGACGGGAGAGGTCAGCCCGATCACCGTCCAGGCGCTTGCCGAGCGGGGCATCTCGCTCGATGCTCCGTACCCCAAGCCCGTGCACACGAGCGTGGTCGATGCGGCTGATGTCGTTGTCACCATGGGGGTCAGGCAGGATGAGGCGGCCTTCCCTGGGAAACGCTACGAACACTGGGATGTCCCAGACCCCGCGGGTCAGCCGATTGAGGCCGTGCGGGACATTCGGGATGACCTTCAGGCTCGGGTGACGAGGCTCCTCCGGGAGATCCTCGACTGACGACGCATCAAGATCGTCCACTGTGCCTCCCACCGGGAGGCACAGTCAGCTCAGGCGCTTCCTGTCATCTGGAGTGAAGAAGTCGCCGAGCGAGACGTCGTCGATGCTGTCCTCGAGGCTGCCGAGCTCCTTGTTGCGGAAAGCCGTGTAGGACTCCTGGACGAAGCTGCGCGACTCATCCCACACCTGCGCCGCGTCGGGGTCGCGGCGCACGAGCA
This is a stretch of genomic DNA from Flaviflexus salsibiostraticola. It encodes these proteins:
- a CDS encoding glycine C-acetyltransferase, producing MMNFGDQLRDELDQIEAAGLTKRERLLTSPQGAHIMTIQGPALNFCANNYLGLANHPDVVAAAHRGLDAMGFGTASVRFICGTHAEHRELEKEIADVVGMEDAILFPSAFDANGALFEVLLTDEDAVISDSLNHASIIDGVRLSKAKRFRYENRNMEELEQRLQDAQGSRRILIVTDGVFSMDGYFAPLEQITALAEQYGAVVAVDDSHATGLIGPCGAGTPARAGLTDRVDIITGTLGKALGGASGGFVASTAEVVALLKQRGRPYLFSNAVAPSLVAGARTALRIAREGDDLRERLAENAEHFRARMTEAGFDLLPGSHPIVAVMFPGEDGARQASAIAEDMLKLGVYVIAFSYPVVPTGRARIRVQLSAAHSTADVDACVDAFIASRDRVAG
- a CDS encoding nucleoside/nucleotide kinase family protein, producing the protein MPEHVDFRTGEGLSELVQLAEEMASNRSILGITGAPGAGKSTLSGRLVAALDGRAVVAGMDGFHLTNDELLRLGRRDRKGAPDTFDVHGYMAMLWRIRNEPGDIYAPEYQRGIGHSIAGAIRVPADTPLVITEGNYLLLDEGLWSSVRGLLDEVWYVEVPEEIRVERLIARHIESGKDPERARAWTLGPDQANAELVAQHRDRADRIITLD
- a CDS encoding thioredoxin family protein, coding for MHIKVLGPGCKNCVNLEKNARAALDEMNLEAEITKVTDYSEIASYGIMSTPGLVVDEKVLVSGRVPKAAEIKELLTELA
- a CDS encoding permease, translated to MATTTSAVTGRRLAARLALGTAAWVGLYALNEVLWDVIFAQWLGLDLDDRTVGAFHFFFYDVAKIFLLLAGMIFAIGLLRTTLRPERIRAFLESKPLWAALLLAAIFGAATPFCSCSSIPLFIGFVGAGIPLAVTLTFLIASPLVNEVAVVLLADTFGLANTIAYIAAGLTAAVVIGAVLSRFDLDRWVEPFVFNSPVGRLGVDGAKPTLRERVDAAKEETADIFGRVWKWVILGVGIGAGIHGWVPTDFFAEHAGPDNPFAVVLATFAGAPLYANAAGVIPIAEALWDKGMALGTVFSFMMATVALSLPEFILLKQVLKPRLLVIFFGSVSLAIMVIGFAFNMFV
- a CDS encoding ArsR/SmtB family transcription factor, with translation MTDSIVVEMRRDPPHAMEDSLRILSAISDPVRWSVLRRLSLKDECVCDLQEALDVAPNLLSYHLKVLRDANLVTATRRGRWMDYALAPGVYDTLIAALPVNSADESDSACSSEQVVNSPQGGVSR
- a CDS encoding metalloregulator ArsR/SmtB family transcription factor is translated as MTCKPELYTAPAVADSDAARPLAEIFKALGDVTRLQLALFVHSSAPSPVCASYIPEAFGISQSTVSHHLAKLVDAGILGRERHGKWSYYSISPSFDTNLLDLAHTLVGHEHQESPMTDKPTTILFACRKNAGRSQIAAAIAQSLAPEHVTILSAGTEPASEAHPEAVAVLEEIGLKPTSTPSKLDPADVKASDWVITMGCGESCPIFPGTRYEDWPIDDPADQPIETVRRIRDDIRARVEDLLERALVTA
- a CDS encoding low molecular weight phosphatase family protein, whose protein sequence is MTEERPGFVTGIIDDLTYVYSDSFSPQEVQETVIGVWNRAKDAPIALHLPVLIRSRSRELLIARAQAEGRIPKRIPEILFICVRNEGRSQLAAALAEHLSGHRVHVRSAGTHPTGEVSPITVQALAERGISLDAPYPKPVHTSVVDAADVVVTMGVRQDEAAFPGKRYEHWDVPDPAGQPIEAVRDIRDDLQARVTRLLREILD